In Spiroplasma chinense, a single window of DNA contains:
- a CDS encoding ABC transporter ATP-binding protein, with protein sequence MIRVENLTKLFSETNGARDISFELVPGDIVGMVGDNGAGKSTIIKTFFNEYRRNDGKVYYNNEVINKRKYKDFAFFPDQSIYPRNISIERFCIYSGCLSNMSKKESKSTTLKLLRHLELFEHRTKTFKELSAGMQKKALLAITMVSDPEVIILDEPTSNLDVKSRIEFLDILKRLSEKNKIIVITSHIINELQGLVNRVLIIKDSRLVLDKYLENNEKIIDLYQQSASKHFQLDKQGSFEDIFS encoded by the coding sequence ATGATAAGAGTTGAAAATTTAACCAAGTTATTTTCAGAAACAAATGGTGCAAGGGATATAAGTTTTGAACTAGTTCCAGGTGATATTGTAGGAATGGTTGGAGATAATGGTGCTGGTAAGTCAACCATTATAAAAACCTTCTTTAATGAATATAGAAGAAATGATGGAAAAGTTTATTATAATAACGAAGTTATAAACAAAAGAAAATATAAAGATTTTGCTTTTTTTCCAGATCAAAGTATATATCCAAGAAATATATCAATTGAAAGATTTTGTATATACTCTGGTTGTTTATCAAACATGAGTAAAAAAGAAAGTAAATCTACTACTTTAAAATTATTAAGACATTTAGAACTATTTGAACATAGAACAAAGACTTTCAAAGAATTATCTGCAGGAATGCAAAAAAAAGCGCTTTTAGCAATTACAATGGTATCAGATCCAGAAGTTATTATTTTAGACGAACCAACTTCTAACTTAGATGTAAAATCTAGAATAGAATTTCTAGATATTCTAAAAAGACTATCAGAAAAAAACAAAATAATAGTTATAACTAGTCACATAATAAATGAATTACAAGGCTTGGTAAATAGGGTATTAATTATTAAAGATAGTAGACTAGTGTTAGATAAGTACTTAGAAAATAACGAAAAAATAATAGACTTATACCAACAAAGTGCTTCAAAACATTTTCAACTTGATAAACAAGGTTCTTTTGAAGATATATTCTCCTAA